The following is a genomic window from Carassius gibelio isolate Cgi1373 ecotype wild population from Czech Republic chromosome B7, carGib1.2-hapl.c, whole genome shotgun sequence.
ATATCTTGTTCCTGTTTATTGAGGTGTTCAAGATCAACAGGTGGGTGCCATTTTTCTCCAACTCTCCTCTCATGATGTTCCCTTTTACAGACATTGTCCGCTGACGTGAGCTGGGATGAACACAAAAGCGCACCATTGATCTGTTGATCTGGATGTGAAATGCTGGAGGAAGAGCAAACTGGTCTAATTTCGCTGATGGGTTCGATATTACCTAAGACAAGTCTCTGAGGTAGGTAAATGTTATGGTTTGTTGAATTTTGAACTGGAATTTTCACTGTCTTTGAGGCACCAGGAGGCACATTTACAACCGCAGGAAATAACTCCAACCCTTCGGGGATGAAACTTTCTGACGCTGGTTCGAACATCATGGTCCCACCCTTGTGACCTGTTCTTACTCTGCATTTTACCTCTATGACCTGACCACAGGGGATAGTGGCTCCTGACTTCCCAGTCTTTACTATACAGCTGGCAGTACATTCTTGGAGGAGGTTAGAGTTCACTGTGGACACCAAGGTTTCAGTGGCACCTTTTTGCATCTGCAAAGCTTCAGACAGCAGATCAATTAGGCTCATGTTATTTGCACAGTCATAATTCTCCCTTATGATCTCCTCAATTACATTGAACCCAAGCAGCGGACAGTCCATGCATTTTCGACTCACCAAAAGGGGCACTTGGATGgcgattttgttttgtttgccacTTGTGATCTCTAATAAAACCTCAACCCACCCATCAAAGGGTACAGCTGTCCCATTTGCTGCAGTGACGTGTAACTGGCTATCTGCTAATAGAGATTCTAGTGGTTGGATTTCGATGTTTGGGAGGTTCTTCTTTAGCCACATCTGTCCAGCCATACTGATCTGAGCTCCACTGTCCAAAAGCATTTGAGTCTGGACACCATTTAAATGGCAATTTATCATGCAGCGACTGCCAATCAGCTGTGCGACACGTTTCCCTCcaatttcctttgctctgttggATGTGTTCTGTGTTACAGGTTGCTCACCTCTGGGTGCATGGAAAGAAGGTTGGGACACGAGATCTTCTCCGGTCACTGGTGGTCCCTCCCCAGTGACCTCCTCTCTTTTAACGCCCGACTTTTCATGAGACAGCCCACAGCTCGGTGTCCTGCTTGACCACAGAAGAAACAGTGAGTACATACTTCAACATTTTGGGATATACACTGTTGGCATTTACCCTTTGCCTCTGATTTTACTTGTTGTTGTGCACTTGCAGCGACGGTTTGGGTTTGCTGTTGAACCCATTGACATGACAACTTTCTCTAGATTCTTCGTCAACGCAGATACTTGTACAGAAAGTTCATGAATGGCATCACGATTGGCTCTAACTTCGGCATGATTCAGTGAAGAACATTGCCCCTTCCCATCCTCCTGCTGTGTCACACTTGCAATTGTGACTTTGGATTTGTAGATGTGACCTATTCGTTTTTGTCTTTCAGTTTCCTCACTAACAGACTGTGTAATCAGTTCTAGGATCTGATCATCTGAGGTTTCCTGTGTACCTATTGCTGCTTTAATGTCCCTCCGGACAAATGTGTATTTTTCATTCAGACCCTGATACAGTGAGTGTAGAAAAACACCTTGGACCAGTTTACGGTCATACTGAAACTCAGATTCTGTTTGTTCTGAAGCAAACAACACCCTCTGCTTAAGCCCCATTAACCTATACATAAACTGTTGAGGGGATTCTTTGTCCTGTTGTTTTGCATTGCTCAGCTCCTGAAATAATTCAGTACTACTTTTGTCCCTAAGGTGAGCTCTAAGGAACCTTTTCAACTCAGCTACAGTAAGGCTGTCTTTTGTAATAAGCATCTCTTTGAAGGTACCAGGTTTGATAACCTTTAACACTGTTCGAATAACTTCTGACTCTGAGAAATTTTCTGCTATACTTTCATCAATTTGCTTACAAATGCTGTTGAAACTCAAGTCTGAATTTGAATCAGAAATTTGCCCACCGTAAATTTTGAACTCTCTACGTGGCAAATATGATGCAACATCAGAGAATTTGATCAGACCAGTCATTTGTTCAGACACTCTAGGCAGTGGAACAGTTTGTTCAGCTCTTGAATGTGATGTCAGACCTGTAGTTTGTGCTACCTGCACCCTTGCAGCCGCTGATGTCAATGCAGGTTGCGATACCAGTCCCACAGTCTCTTCAATTTCTGCGACATCCAAAGCAGAATCTTGTTCTGTAGCAGTCAACTCACGAACGAGGTCATGAAGGGTCAGCAAACGGGCCATTCCTTGGTCCTCTAGACTCTGCAGTTGTTCTCCTCGCATGAAATCAACGATGACGTCGTAGAGTTCCACTTCTGTTGCATCCCCGTCTGGGACCCCCTTTTCTCCCTCCTCCGCGCAACACAGGGCTACCTTGTAGAGTGCTTTGCAGTTCGAAGAGCTGACCAGCAGGTGGAGCTGCTTCTCGATCTCCCACCGTAGTTCTCGAAGAGTAGCCATGACTGGACTGCGGGTGTCTGCCGTTCAACTCGCTGGTCTGGGATGAAAGATGTTTAACCACTGTGGTTCTTTGATGATCAGCACTCGACCACCAGGTGGCGctgatcccggacgagcccccaaattGTTACCCACGTCAGGGCTGAGGAGCCTGAATGGGTGAGGTGAATTAACCACTTCTGCCGGTTCTGTAGAATGATAAATGAAACGCTGTGAGACAGGAGTACTGGCTGTAAGCTCTGGCAAAGTTTAATTAACTCTGAAGCATCCGGTGCAGTACCTTAGTTAAACAGCGCTAAATGCCCTCTACAGGAAAcaataataacagcaacattttcTTTACCCACAACAAAGAATGTAACGATGACTTTACCCATCAATAAACAAATGTTGAAGGCATAATTTATGAACAGTACaaaattttaaaggggggtgtttttttcctctttaattttaacatatatatttttcaacCTACTacactaaacatggacaaagtttcaaaaattaagttgtacgcttgaaggagtatttttgttccaaaaattctTCTTCCGGTttatcacaagtttcggaaagttttttttctttcgagttttggtctgtgtgacgttagatggagcagaatttccttatatgggtcctaagagcACTTCTGcaggaagagcgcgtgctcccgtagagcagagcagagacgagacattcactgatcagagcgatagagcgaaatgtcaccaaagaagtttgtttttggttgccagggcaagacaaccctgcacagattaccaaaaaaaaataaaaaataaaatgcattaagggaccactggatggagtttatttttacagagcatcaacggagttgtgcaagtgtatttgtttgttccctgcatttcaaagatgcttgttttacaaacaaggcccagcttgacgacggatttgcgtatcgtctatttcttaaggatgatgcagtcccaaagaaaaaggttcacaatcgtgtgttggaaccgcaggggGTGAGTAAActtgttaacttaactatcggcgcgtaagcacatcaagtaaacaacatgcgatgttttcatcaaactgcacttcccacatgtaaacctttaaagaaaaaaaataagaaaaaaaagaagacataaagtggaacttagtcattttccaaaaccgctaagcaaatatatacagtttcaatacatacaacacagagactgattgctgatgctgctcttgttaaatttcagcctctggatctgattctggatcataaatatacgctgaatctgactgttagccatgttttgttttagatgtttttttcctcctggtaatgtcacagcttccagacgccctcaacgcaaaagcttacgcacgctcgtgattctttagctccgcccacacgtcacgcctccagccactcgtgtttttccggaaaaaaaaaaggtacagatTATCTTtatcttataaataaaataaaactaaagactttctggagatatgaaggatgcagtactactctataggtactcaagattaacaggagattgagtgaaaatgagcatttcacccccccgcCCTTTAATGTAATCTCATGCCTCTCGAGAGACACataatcataatttattaatttttctttggCAAAAGTAGTTGATTACTCAACTTCAAGTCATTGTTCACTAATAGTCTTTGCCCTTTCTACAAGCTTTATGCATTGAGATGTATCGTaacttttttaatgctttttctaGAAAATGTAGCAGTACTTGGTGCTGCTATACAGTCATCAACATCTGGGGCCTGGATTGCTGAAAATGCCATTGATCGAGGTCTCCAGCAGTTGTATACAAAATGTTCCTCAACACTCAGACAGACTAACCCATGGTGGAGGTTGGATCTGTATGATATTTACAGTGTTAACAGAGTGGTCATTACTAACAGAAGAGACTGCTGTGCAGAACAAATAAACGGAACAGAGATTCGCATCGGGAACTCTTTGGAGAACAACGGCAACAACAATCCCATGTGAGGAACTTGGTTCAAAGAGCACTAGACATCGAGCACAAATATAGGATACGAGAGTATTGTTACACCTCTGTCatgtgcttctctctctctctagatgtGCTGTTATTCCTGCTATTCCAGCAGGTGAGTCCTACAGCTACTCATGCGGTGGGATGGAGGGACGTTACGTGAACTTAATCATTCCTGGAGACATGAAGTTACTCACTATGTGTGAGGTGAAGGTCTATGGAGAAGGTAAATCGTTAATAGTGTTATTTACTGAGTAAATAGTGTGCAGggtctaaaatatattttcaatatttcattgttaaattaagtctttttttatggatattcatatatgaatgtattttttaggtccttgtttaaaaaaaacgtttGTAAAAATTCAGTTTAAATCCAGCAATGATTTGACCAACCCTACAATGAGAGAAAATGTTCTGAAACAGGTGAGAGAAAGAAATCAATTCAGCCCtcattattaatgtaaaatacgAGTAGTTTTCTTTCTGCTTTTGGAGATTTACATGGATAACTAAAATTGTACCTATTTATGGAATTAGTGCTACAATTATTTGTATGTATCATTGTAGATTTAATTcatcatttgtttattaaatgttgtcatttatatattgttgtaataGTAATCATGTAGAAACCAAATTTGTCTCATAACCTGACATTGCTCTAAAGTTGCTTCCTGGGAATATTATGAACATGTTTTAATCTGGGATTAGagtgacatttaaaaatgaagatTTGAATTCATCAGCATAAATCACTTTAGTATTAACATGTTGTTTTCAGTTGGGATCTGCTCTAGCAGCTAGAGGACTGACAGATGTGATTCTGCATTGGTCTCAAACCCCTAATCGGGTGATCAAGAAAGTGAATGCAGCTAATCCAAAATGTGAGTCTGTTCTCTCAACTGTACAAACACTTATGAAATAAGGAATGATGATAAAAACCATGTGATGTAATgaacagaaatgttttatttacaggtCATTGAAGTAGGGGAAATGAATACTCTGGAAATCAACACTGCCTAATTCACTACATTGATATTCATTAaagattatattttcatattcattaaagatatattttcattcaaattaCACTGACTGAAATTTCTTCATGTTTAAAATGTGAATACTTTTAAAGCACTTCTGCTTACTTCCCTGAAGAATTGATGTAAAACTTTCTTGTGTAATTATGTATTGTCAGCAAATAAAGGTAGcaataaatactgtataattaAACTTAACATGACAGTTTTCTGTATATTCACTGCCAATATagattatatatctatatagatatatatatatatatatttaaatgtttaaaatctataaattgtcattttaattgttttgatgttcttgttttattaaa
Proteins encoded in this region:
- the LOC127962253 gene encoding uncharacterized protein LOC127962253, translated to MVGRYVVIHLPGDEKFLTLAEVGVYGYLAGNRAVGAAAIQSSTFADWFAEKAIDSNRGFQQLNTTCTSTLNESNPWWRLDLLDVYRVREVVITNRNDSYAEQINGAEIRIGNSLENNGSNNPICAVISTIPAGESYNFSCNGMVGRYMIIRIPGDCEILSLCEVEVYGSLAENVAVLGAAIQSSTSGAWIAENAIDRGLQQLYTKCSSTLRQTNPWWRLDLYDIYSVNRVVITNRRDCCAEQINGTEIRIGNSLENNGNNNPICAVIPAIPAGESYSYSCGGMEGRYVNLIIPGDMKLLTMCEVKVYGEGPCLKKTFVKIQFKSSNDLTNPTMRENVLKQLGSALAARGLTDVILHWSQTPNRVIKKVNAANPKCH